The following proteins come from a genomic window of Pyxidicoccus sp. MSG2:
- a CDS encoding ATP-binding protein gives MSSSEPLSRQEVARRRAMLQALQEEAAEEEVPLERWSYRMAACVLSTFDPQTLQPMSRAVGPGGALRWLMNDCEVVTGTASPARWMLKEPVRREAIARLGSHFALREALRCNPVEAPDPLQELISRYLETGPLPEMEFTWSSLKLNSKVKLTDKLPVPPEDVDRVTRLLQVVRWLGPQVEGPERTTRLEAILSQRLANARLLAPFRKLAGDTFRGRQDELETLRVHVGVLDSSVTKTLSSYARRIVGMGDGTTLLIHGPGGMGKSALLARFVLEHHSAVPFAYLDFDNPQLSLDKPATLLLEASRQLALQYPDSLEALSAFEARCRKALGEERQRRTDGTRRSARDIWVPLAEEFGALLMTQVLNRWAEQGGPFLLLLDTFEEVQYRSTDLIRELEQLLGVLRRGYPQLRVVLSGRAPEPRLKATELVLKELDEASALSLLEASGVGDEALRRGLHAQVGGNPLSLKLAAEVARKEGAEAGGLRNLKTRRLFFFAAREAVVQGQLYRRVLEHVHDPTVRKLAHPGLIVRRLTPEVIQEVLAEPCGLGELTFEQALALFEQLQREVSLVSLGPDGALYHRPDVRRVMLEPLRVDQPAKVAAIHDEAVRYYAQQQDVVSRAEELYHRMACGQSREEIDPRWMPGVEPYLRSSLEELPAEVQAYACSFLGVDLPKKVWEQAQLVDWERHVVRRLKDLLLKGEPQWALEVLRERRERTPGSVLYVIEARVHILLGHRDEAERLIEEGLDSAGWAADSVIVLKLLLLRALLVAARQELPGAVKLLEDADRYAAERVCEPARVLPLMASVQLWRMRGNGTSFHLDVAKKLAGLLLRLSTDDLHKAPRLFLRALDLLREELSMQPGESFGTLRSMMAELENWSRIARLVRDFWDAAGPVVPVVAASPRGPRVLVTSSGAERGAAIAEPLARLLSPEVMAGPYRSAFQGEAGPTLKPPEGMSFGPLGFLLELMS, from the coding sequence GTGAGCTCTAGCGAACCGCTGTCGCGGCAGGAGGTGGCGCGTCGGCGCGCGATGCTCCAGGCGCTCCAGGAGGAGGCCGCGGAGGAGGAGGTTCCTCTGGAGCGGTGGAGCTACCGGATGGCGGCGTGCGTGCTGAGCACGTTCGACCCGCAGACGCTGCAGCCCATGAGCAGAGCGGTGGGGCCGGGCGGCGCGCTCCGATGGCTGATGAACGACTGCGAGGTGGTGACGGGGACAGCCAGCCCCGCGCGTTGGATGTTGAAGGAGCCTGTACGACGTGAGGCCATCGCACGGCTGGGTTCGCACTTCGCGCTGCGGGAAGCCCTCCGCTGCAACCCCGTGGAAGCGCCAGACCCGTTGCAGGAGCTCATCTCGCGCTATCTGGAGACAGGGCCGCTGCCTGAAATGGAGTTCACGTGGTCGTCTCTCAAGCTCAACTCCAAGGTCAAGCTCACCGACAAGCTTCCCGTCCCTCCGGAGGATGTGGACCGCGTGACGCGCCTGCTCCAGGTGGTGCGCTGGCTGGGGCCCCAGGTGGAAGGGCCGGAGCGCACCACCCGGCTGGAGGCCATCCTGAGCCAGCGCCTGGCGAATGCCCGCCTGCTGGCGCCCTTCCGGAAGCTGGCGGGGGACACCTTCCGTGGACGTCAGGACGAGCTGGAGACGCTCCGTGTCCACGTGGGCGTCCTGGACTCGTCCGTGACCAAGACGCTGTCGAGTTACGCGCGGCGCATCGTGGGAATGGGGGACGGCACCACCCTGCTCATCCATGGACCTGGAGGCATGGGCAAGTCGGCGCTGCTCGCCCGGTTCGTGCTGGAGCACCACAGCGCCGTCCCGTTCGCCTATCTCGACTTCGACAATCCCCAGCTCAGCCTCGACAAGCCCGCGACGCTGTTGCTGGAGGCCAGCCGTCAGCTCGCCCTGCAGTACCCGGACTCACTGGAGGCGCTCTCCGCCTTCGAGGCCCGGTGCCGCAAGGCGTTGGGCGAGGAGCGCCAGCGCAGGACGGACGGGACGCGCAGGAGCGCCCGTGACATCTGGGTTCCCCTGGCGGAGGAGTTCGGGGCGCTGCTGATGACGCAGGTGCTGAACCGCTGGGCGGAGCAGGGCGGGCCCTTCCTCCTGCTGCTCGACACCTTCGAGGAGGTCCAGTACCGGAGCACGGACCTGATTCGGGAGCTGGAGCAATTGCTCGGGGTGCTCCGCCGCGGCTATCCCCAGCTACGGGTCGTCCTGTCGGGCCGGGCACCGGAGCCCCGACTGAAGGCCACGGAGCTGGTCCTCAAGGAGCTGGACGAGGCCTCCGCCCTGTCGCTGCTCGAAGCGAGCGGCGTGGGTGATGAGGCGCTTCGCCGGGGGCTCCATGCGCAGGTGGGTGGCAACCCGCTCAGCCTGAAGCTGGCGGCGGAGGTCGCGCGCAAGGAGGGCGCCGAGGCAGGGGGACTGCGCAACCTGAAGACGCGGAGGCTCTTCTTCTTCGCCGCGCGCGAGGCCGTGGTCCAGGGACAGCTCTACCGGCGCGTGCTGGAGCACGTGCATGACCCCACGGTGCGCAAGCTCGCGCACCCGGGGCTCATCGTCCGCCGGCTCACGCCCGAGGTCATCCAGGAGGTGCTCGCCGAGCCATGCGGGCTCGGGGAGCTGACGTTCGAACAGGCCCTGGCGCTGTTCGAGCAGCTCCAGCGGGAGGTGTCCCTCGTCTCGCTCGGGCCCGACGGCGCGCTGTATCACCGGCCCGACGTGCGCCGCGTGATGCTGGAGCCGCTGCGCGTGGACCAACCCGCGAAGGTCGCCGCCATTCATGACGAGGCGGTGCGTTACTACGCGCAACAGCAAGACGTCGTGAGCCGCGCCGAGGAGCTGTATCACCGCATGGCCTGTGGCCAGTCACGCGAGGAAATCGACCCCCGGTGGATGCCGGGCGTGGAGCCGTACCTGCGCTCGTCGCTGGAGGAACTGCCCGCCGAGGTCCAGGCCTACGCCTGCTCCTTCCTGGGCGTGGACCTGCCGAAGAAGGTCTGGGAGCAGGCCCAGCTCGTGGACTGGGAGCGGCACGTGGTCCGCAGGCTCAAGGACCTGCTGCTCAAGGGCGAGCCACAGTGGGCGCTCGAAGTCCTGCGTGAGCGGCGGGAGCGGACTCCGGGCAGCGTGCTCTACGTCATCGAGGCCCGCGTGCACATCCTGCTGGGACATCGGGACGAGGCGGAGCGGCTCATCGAGGAGGGGCTCGACAGCGCGGGCTGGGCCGCGGACTCCGTCATCGTGTTGAAGCTGCTCCTGCTGAGGGCGCTGCTGGTCGCCGCCCGCCAGGAACTGCCCGGCGCGGTGAAACTCCTGGAGGACGCGGACCGATACGCGGCGGAGCGCGTCTGCGAGCCCGCGCGCGTCCTGCCCCTGATGGCCAGCGTGCAGCTCTGGCGGATGCGCGGCAACGGCACTTCGTTCCACCTGGATGTGGCGAAGAAGCTGGCGGGTCTGCTGTTGCGGCTGTCGACGGATGACCTGCATAAGGCGCCTCGGCTCTTCCTGCGCGCGCTGGACCTGCTGCGCGAGGAACTGTCGATGCAGCCCGGTGAGTCGTTCGGAACACTGCGCTCGATGATGGCGGAGCTCGAGAACTGGAGCCGCATTGCGCGCCTGGTGCGTGACTTCTGGGATGCCGCCGGGCCGGTGGTACCGGTGGTGGCTGCCTCTCCGAGAGGGCCTCGCGTCCTGGTGACTTCCTCAGGAGCGGAGCGCGGCGCTGCCATCGCCGAGCCGCTGGCGCGACTGCTGTCCCCGGAGGTGATGGCAGGGCCGTACCGGAGTGCATTCCAGGGGGAAGCAGGCCCCACCCTCAAGCCGCCAGAGGGCATGAGCTTCGGCCCCCTGGGCTTCCTGCTGGAGCTGATGTCCTGA
- a CDS encoding LexA family protein, with protein MSIPSAAPPFTELQGQYLAFIYAYTKLNRRPPAEADMQRYFGTTPPTVHRMVLELERRGLIRRSAGQARSIELLLAPERLPVLR; from the coding sequence GTGTCGATTCCCTCCGCCGCCCCGCCCTTTACCGAGCTTCAAGGCCAATACCTGGCCTTCATCTACGCCTACACCAAGCTCAACCGGCGCCCTCCCGCGGAGGCCGACATGCAGCGCTATTTCGGCACCACTCCGCCCACCGTTCACCGCATGGTGCTGGAGCTTGAACGCCGAGGGCTCATCCGGCGCAGCGCCGGACAGGCCCGCAGCATCGAACTGCTGCTGGCCCCGGAACGCCTGCCCGTCCTCCGCTGA
- a CDS encoding trypsin-like peptidase domain-containing protein → MKTLSKLLTDEQLDALMQEAIKANLANPASLQALLSGMNPYFVGTIPYVPHPIAQLKLTLDKLNTTPELTDGSVPMASWLRNAATFAGPTPAAKTFTNTLAAITSHVPAGPVIAREQLPERKERIVHENDMLPFGFLLGGQSAGRCVARALVPRYDSGTKRALSNGDPYRVMGTAWLVTPDLVLTNHHVVNARIDGEADAPRSDLDLQAGGTVLEFDYDHTTAPVDESKVTKLEAVDKALDFALLRLAAPQTARRFLPLRTEPVEKHSPVNIIQHPRGRPKMIACRNNLVTHVGTTELRYFTDTEQGSSGSPVLDDAWRVVALHRASVDVDDVEYQGRKTAWVNVGTPIGAILAYLKQHHGALWEEIRQAQGLPA, encoded by the coding sequence ATGAAGACGCTCTCCAAGCTCCTCACCGATGAGCAGCTCGACGCGCTGATGCAGGAGGCCATCAAGGCCAACCTGGCGAATCCGGCGTCACTCCAGGCGCTCCTGAGCGGGATGAATCCGTACTTCGTCGGGACGATTCCCTACGTCCCGCACCCCATCGCCCAGCTCAAGCTCACGCTGGACAAGCTCAACACCACGCCGGAGCTGACGGACGGCAGCGTGCCCATGGCCTCATGGCTGCGCAACGCCGCGACCTTCGCCGGCCCGACTCCCGCGGCGAAGACCTTCACCAACACCCTCGCGGCCATCACCAGCCATGTGCCCGCGGGCCCCGTCATCGCCCGCGAGCAACTTCCCGAGCGGAAGGAGCGCATCGTCCATGAGAACGACATGCTGCCCTTCGGCTTCCTCCTCGGAGGACAGAGCGCGGGGCGCTGTGTCGCGCGGGCCCTCGTGCCCCGCTACGACTCGGGGACGAAGCGCGCTCTCTCCAATGGCGACCCGTATCGGGTCATGGGCACCGCGTGGCTGGTGACGCCGGACCTCGTGCTCACCAACCACCACGTCGTCAACGCGCGGATTGATGGAGAGGCGGACGCGCCGCGCTCGGACCTGGACCTGCAGGCCGGCGGGACGGTGCTCGAGTTCGACTACGACCACACCACCGCGCCCGTCGACGAGTCGAAGGTGACGAAGCTGGAGGCCGTGGACAAGGCGCTCGACTTCGCGCTGCTGCGGCTCGCGGCACCGCAGACGGCCCGGCGGTTCCTCCCGCTGCGCACCGAGCCCGTGGAGAAGCACAGCCCGGTCAACATCATCCAGCACCCGCGTGGCCGGCCGAAGATGATTGCCTGTCGCAACAACCTCGTCACCCACGTGGGAACCACCGAGCTGCGCTACTTCACCGACACCGAGCAGGGCTCCTCGGGCTCTCCAGTGCTCGATGATGCGTGGCGCGTCGTCGCCCTCCACCGCGCCTCGGTGGACGTGGATGACGTGGAGTACCAGGGGCGCAAGACGGCCTGGGTCAACGTGGGCACGCCCATCGGCGCCATCCTCGCGTACCTGAAGCAGCACCACGGGGCGCTCTGGGAGGAGATCCGTCAGGCGCAGGGCCTCCCGGCCTGA
- a CDS encoding IS630 family transposase, which translates to MNVRYLVTLAAEEKSELEALVSGGTERVRHVKRAQILLATHAGVTDEQIARSVRVGASTVYRVKRRFVEGGVEHALHERQRPGASRKLTGKQEALLVATACSSPPKGRARWTLQLLADELVRLTEHEELSRETVRRRLEESELKPWQQRMWCIPKVDAEYVARMEDVLELYAEPPDAKRPVVCFDETPTQLIGEVRTPLPAMPGKPRRYDYEYQRNGTANLFVFLDVHRPWRHVEVSDQRTAKDFAAQMRALVDVHYPEAETIRVVLDNLSTHSPGALYEAFPPQEARRILKKLEFHFVPKHASWLNMVEIEIGVLNRQCLDRRIANKATLKREVARWERMRNKERARVRWRFTVEGARTKLGRAYPQAQAAAAAAA; encoded by the coding sequence ATGAATGTACGTTACCTCGTCACCCTGGCCGCCGAGGAGAAGTCAGAGTTGGAGGCCCTGGTGAGTGGCGGTACGGAGCGGGTGCGCCACGTCAAGCGTGCGCAGATTCTGCTGGCAACCCATGCCGGAGTCACCGACGAGCAGATCGCCAGGAGTGTCCGGGTGGGCGCCTCGACAGTGTACCGAGTCAAGCGGCGGTTTGTAGAAGGAGGCGTGGAGCACGCCCTGCACGAGAGGCAGCGGCCGGGGGCCTCGCGCAAGCTGACGGGCAAGCAGGAGGCGCTGCTGGTGGCCACCGCCTGCTCGAGTCCACCGAAGGGGCGTGCGCGGTGGACGCTCCAGTTGCTGGCCGATGAGCTGGTGCGGCTGACCGAGCACGAGGAGCTGTCGCGGGAAACGGTCCGACGACGGCTGGAGGAGAGCGAACTCAAGCCCTGGCAGCAGCGCATGTGGTGCATTCCGAAAGTGGACGCCGAGTACGTCGCCCGAATGGAGGACGTGCTGGAACTCTACGCCGAGCCACCAGACGCCAAGAGGCCGGTGGTGTGCTTCGACGAGACGCCCACCCAGCTGATTGGAGAAGTCCGTACGCCCCTGCCGGCCATGCCCGGCAAGCCCCGCCGTTACGACTACGAGTACCAGCGCAACGGGACGGCCAACCTCTTCGTCTTTCTGGACGTGCACCGTCCCTGGCGCCACGTCGAAGTCTCAGACCAGCGGACCGCCAAGGACTTCGCGGCGCAAATGCGCGCGCTGGTGGACGTGCACTACCCGGAGGCAGAAACCATCCGAGTGGTGCTCGACAACCTTTCCACGCACAGCCCCGGCGCCCTCTACGAAGCCTTCCCGCCGCAGGAGGCCAGGAGGATTCTGAAGAAGCTGGAGTTCCACTTCGTCCCCAAACACGCCAGCTGGCTGAACATGGTGGAGATTGAAATAGGCGTGCTCAACCGCCAATGCTTGGACAGACGAATTGCCAACAAGGCCACCCTGAAGCGGGAGGTGGCCCGATGGGAGCGGATGCGAAACAAGGAGCGGGCTCGGGTCCGCTGGCGCTTCACGGTCGAGGGCGCCCGCACCAAACTCGGGCGCGCGTACCCCCAGGCCCAGGCGGCCGCCGCCGCTGCCGCCTGA